Below is a window of Paraburkholderia azotifigens DNA.
GGGCGACTATCTCGACTATCTGCCCGAAGCCGTCGAACGGGTGCTGTCGCAGATGCAGCTGCAGCGGCAATCGGCGGAAGCGCTGCTGCTGCGCGAGCGGGAGGCGCATTACCGGATGTTGTCGGAGGCGCTGCCGCACCTCGTCTTCACCTGCAATGTGAATGGCGACTGCGACTTCGTCTCGAAGCAATGGGTCGAATACACAGGGCTCGACGGTCCGAATGCGCTGGGTCTTGCGTGGCTCGACGCGGTGCATCCGGACGATCGCGAGGCCACGCGGCGCAGCGTCCTCAAAACGGTGCGCGGCGACGGCAGCGACTATCGCAGCGAATTCCGCATCCGCCGCCGCGACGGTGCGTATCGCTGGTTCGATGCACGCATCGCTGCAGTGCGCGACGCAGGCGGCGTCATCAGCAAGTGGTTCGGCAGTTGCACGGACATCCATTCGCAACGCGAAGCCATCGAGGAACGCGAGCGTCTGCTCGCCTCCGAGCAGGCCGCGCGGCAGATAGCCGAAGAGGCGAACCGCGCGAAGGATCGCTTTCTTGCGATGCTGTCGCACGAATTGCGCACGCCGCTCACCCCCGTGCTGGCGGGCGCGCGCATGCTCGAAATCATGCCGGACCTGCCGGATGCCGTGCGCGCGGGCGTCGTGATGATCCGCCGCAATGTCGAACTCGAAGCGCGGCTGATCGACGATCTGCTCGATCTGACGCGGGTGGCGAACGGCAAGCTGCGTCTGTCGCTGGAAACCGTCGACGTTCATGACGTGATCGAGAGCGTGCTCGAACTGTTCCGCAGCGAGATCCAGACCAAGCAGCAGGACGTGCATGTCGAGAAGAACGCGCATCATCATTTCGTGCTCGCCGACCGCGCGCGGTTGCAGCAGATGCTGTGGAACCTGGTCCGCAATGCCGCGAAGTTCACGCCGGACGGCGGCCATATCTATGTGCGCACGCGCGACGAACGGATGCACGTGCAGATTTCGATCGAAGACACGGGCGTCGGCATCGAGCCGGAGATGATCGGCAGGCTCTTCAATGCGTTCGAGCAGGGCAGCCAGAACATGTCGCGGCAGTTCGGCGGCCTGGGTCTCGGGCTCGCGATCACGAAGGCGCTCACCGACGCGCACGGTGGCACCGTCACTGCGCAAAGCCCAGGTGCGCACTGCGGCGCGACCTTCACGATCACGCTGCCCACGGCGGCCGAACCGCTCGCCGAGCCTGCCGCGCCCGAAGCCGCCAGCGTGCAGTCGGCGGGTGGCCTGACAATTCTGCTGATCGAAGATCATGCGGACACGGCCGAGGTGATGGCGCAACTGATGCGCGCACTCGGCCACGAAGTGACCGTCGTCGGGCGCGTAGCCGATGCCCTCGCCGCGACGCAAAGCGCCGGCTTCGATCTGATCGTCAGCGACGTGGGTCTGCCCGACGGCACGGGCCTCGATTTCATCAAGGTGTTCCGCGAGCGCGACGATGCGCCCGCCGTTGCGCTGACGGGTTTCGGCAGCGACGAGGACATCCGGCGCTGCCTCGAAGCGGGCTTCACGTCGCATCTGACCAAGCCAGTCAACTTCTCGCAGCTGGAGCAGGTGATCGAAGGCGCGGCGATCGTCAAATTGCAGAAGGGGCGGACGAAGCGCGGACGGGTTAGCAGGCGCGCTGTAGCCGTCCCAGCTGAAACGACAAGGGCCTGTCATGCGACAGGCCCTTGTGTCTTTCATCGAGCTGCAATGTGAGCGGCCCGCTTCAGCGAGGTGCCGTCAGACGCGTGGCGAATTCTTCAGCGAATCGCGGATTTCGCGCAGCAGCAGCACGTCTTCCGGCGTGGGCGGCGGTGCGGCCGGCTCAGCGGCTGCGGGCGCCCGCAGCTTGTTGATGAACTTGACCATCATGAAGATGATGAAGGCGAGGATCACAAAGTTGATCGCGACCGTGATAAACGAGCCATAACCGAATGCGGCGACGCCCGCCGTTTGCAGGTCTTTGTAGGAATCGGGGTTGCCCTTGAAGTTGGCGGGTATCGGTCCGAGCAGGATGAACTTGTTGGAGAAATCGAGGCCGCCCGTCGCCACGCCGACGACAGGCATGATCAGATCCTTCACGACGGAGTTGACGATCGTCGAGAACGCTCCGCCGATAATCACACCGACTGCGAGGTCCATCACGTTGCCTTTGAGGGCAAATTCCTTGAATTCCTTGACGAGGCTCATCGGGCAGTTCTCCTTGAAGTCGATGGCGACATGATAGCCAACGATCGGCGCAGCGTGAAATGATTTAGCGCCCGATCGCAACGAAACGCGGCGGCGGCCCGTTCGTTCGGCAGATATGTCGCGGAAGTGACAAAGAACCGTCGGTGTTTGCAAACGCCGGGCCTGCAGCGCACAACGCGATGCAGCCGCTCAGATTGCCGAGGCCCGCGCCTGTTCGATGTGCGCGGCGAACGTGACGGGATCGGTATTCGTACCGCATAGCAGCACGCCGACGCGCTTGCCTTGCAACTGCTCGCGCAAAGGCCCGAGCAGGGCAGCCGTGGCGGCCGCGCAGGCCGGCTCGACGGCGAGCTTAAGCTGGTTGAACAGCGTGAGCATCGCGGCGCGCAGCGCGTCGTCTGTGACCGTCACGAGGCGGTCCATATGACGGCGGCACAACTCATAGCTGTATTGTTCGGTGTGCGGCGCCATCAGCGAGTCGGCGATCGAATGCATGTGGCTCATCTTGACCGTGTGATTCGCGGCGAAGCTGCGGCTCATCACGTCCGCGCCCTCCGGCTCGACGCCATACACATGCACGCGCGGATTGGCGAGGCGCAGCGCCGTCGAAATGCCCGCCGCGAGTCCGCCGCCGCCGATGGGCACGATCACGGCATCGAGGTCGGGTGTCTGCGTCGCCCATTCGTAGCCTAGCGTCGCCGTGCCGAGCACCGTGCGGTAGCCGTTGAACGGATGCACGAAGTAGCGGCCTTCCTCGGCTTCGATTCGCCGCACGATCTCGAACGCTTCGTTCACGTTGTCCGCCATCACGACTTCCGCGCGGTACTGGCGGCACAGCGCGATCCGCGCGGGATTTGCCGCATGCATGACGACGACTTTCGCGCTGATGCCCGTGCGCATCGCCGCATACGCGACGGCCACGGCATGATTGCCGCCCGAGACGCAGGTGACGCCCGCGTTGCGTTGCGCCTCATCGAGCGCGAGCAGATTCGTGAACGCGCCGCGCGCCTTGAAGCTGCCGCCTGCCTGCAGCAGTTCGAACTTGAAATTGACCAGCGTGCCTTCGAGCGTCGGAAAATCCATCCGGTCGAACACAGGCGTTCGCACGACCCACGGCGTCAACGCGAAGTGCTGCGAGGCGATATCGTCGAGTGTCGGTATCGGCTCGCCGTCGATCGTGCGGTCGGTGTGCCGCGGCGTGGCGGTGGACATGGCGTGCGTACTCGTAGGTGGGTGAGGTCCGCGTTCTTGTGCCGTGCTTGTGGTGCTAACTTCCGTGCTTGCTTGCGTGTTCGTTACTGTTCGACTGCTTCGATCAACGCGCGTGCGCGTCGACCGACATGCTGTGAATGAATTTCTCGAGGAACCGTTCGCACTGCGTGAGCTGATCGAGCGAGACGAACTCGTTCGCCTTGTGCGCCTGCTGAATGTCGCCGGGGCCGCATACGATGCTCGGTATGCCCGCCAGCGAGAACAGACCCGCTTCCGTGCCGTACGCAACCTTGCGCTTGTCCTGATCCGCGGTGAGCGCGCGCACCAGTTGCGTGATGGCCGCCTGTTCCGTGGCATCGAGGCCTGGCGCGGCGGCGATCTTCGTGAATTCGATCGCGGCCGCTTCGTGCTCGCGCTTCATTTTCGGCAGCAGCGTTTCGCGCGCGTATTGATCGATGCGCGCGAAGATCGGCTCGGGGTCGAGCGTGGGCAGATTGCGGAACTCGAACTCGAAGCTGCATTCGGCGGGCACCGTGTTGATCGCGTTGCCGCCCTTGATCGTGCTGGTCTGCGCCGTCGTGAACGGAACGTCGTAGAGTTGATCGAACGGGCCTTGCTCGCGGAACTGGTCGGCCATGTCGCGGATGAAGCAGATCAGCCGAGCCGCGTATTCGATTGCGTTCAAGCCCTTCGGCGTGAGCGACGAATGCGCCGCGAAGCCGCGCACG
It encodes the following:
- the mscL gene encoding large conductance mechanosensitive channel protein MscL, with product MSLVKEFKEFALKGNVMDLAVGVIIGGAFSTIVNSVVKDLIMPVVGVATGGLDFSNKFILLGPIPANFKGNPDSYKDLQTAGVAAFGYGSFITVAINFVILAFIIFMMVKFINKLRAPAAAEPAAPPPTPEDVLLLREIRDSLKNSPRV
- a CDS encoding threonine/serine dehydratase, with amino-acid sequence MSTATPRHTDRTIDGEPIPTLDDIASQHFALTPWVVRTPVFDRMDFPTLEGTLVNFKFELLQAGGSFKARGAFTNLLALDEAQRNAGVTCVSGGNHAVAVAYAAMRTGISAKVVVMHAANPARIALCRQYRAEVVMADNVNEAFEIVRRIEAEEGRYFVHPFNGYRTVLGTATLGYEWATQTPDLDAVIVPIGGGGLAAGISTALRLANPRVHVYGVEPEGADVMSRSFAANHTVKMSHMHSIADSLMAPHTEQYSYELCRRHMDRLVTVTDDALRAAMLTLFNQLKLAVEPACAAATAALLGPLREQLQGKRVGVLLCGTNTDPVTFAAHIEQARASAI
- a CDS encoding hybrid sensor histidine kinase/response regulator yields the protein MTEHVSTPPAALVLVVDDDEGILRLARKSLERAGCRVELSSSVEAAHRSIVANPPDLIVLDYHLDGAETGLDFFRRLRGEGVRIPAILVTGFTDESRVIEALRSGVSDVVPKAGDYLDYLPEAVERVLSQMQLQRQSAEALLLREREAHYRMLSEALPHLVFTCNVNGDCDFVSKQWVEYTGLDGPNALGLAWLDAVHPDDREATRRSVLKTVRGDGSDYRSEFRIRRRDGAYRWFDARIAAVRDAGGVISKWFGSCTDIHSQREAIEERERLLASEQAARQIAEEANRAKDRFLAMLSHELRTPLTPVLAGARMLEIMPDLPDAVRAGVVMIRRNVELEARLIDDLLDLTRVANGKLRLSLETVDVHDVIESVLELFRSEIQTKQQDVHVEKNAHHHFVLADRARLQQMLWNLVRNAAKFTPDGGHIYVRTRDERMHVQISIEDTGVGIEPEMIGRLFNAFEQGSQNMSRQFGGLGLGLAITKALTDAHGGTVTAQSPGAHCGATFTITLPTAAEPLAEPAAPEAASVQSAGGLTILLIEDHADTAEVMAQLMRALGHEVTVVGRVADALAATQSAGFDLIVSDVGLPDGTGLDFIKVFRERDDAPAVALTGFGSDEDIRRCLEAGFTSHLTKPVNFSQLEQVIEGAAIVKLQKGRTKRGRVSRRAVAVPAETTRACHATGPCVFHRAAM
- the argE gene encoding acetylornithine deacetylase — encoded protein: MSQVADKALSAHTPTSSSASTHAASPASLPWVTRLVSMDTVSRNPNLGLIETVRDSLREQGIEATLTHDESGKWSNLFATIPAHDGETNGGIVLSGHTDVVPVDGQNWDSDPFKPEVRGDKLYGRGTCDMKGFIGAALTLVPQMQQTKLARPIHLAFSFDEEVGCVGAPLMIADLMKRGIKPDGCIVGEPTSMRPIIAHKGINAYQCCVRGFAAHSSLTPKGLNAIEYAARLICFIRDMADQFREQGPFDQLYDVPFTTAQTSTIKGGNAINTVPAECSFEFEFRNLPTLDPEPIFARIDQYARETLLPKMKREHEAAAIEFTKIAAAPGLDATEQAAITQLVRALTADQDKRKVAYGTEAGLFSLAGIPSIVCGPGDIQQAHKANEFVSLDQLTQCERFLEKFIHSMSVDAHAR